One part of the Methylobacterium mesophilicum SR1.6/6 genome encodes these proteins:
- a CDS encoding ArsR/SmtB family transcription factor: protein MDAATPTDLIHLQDKAADAARLLRLLANEKRLMILCLLVARGEMDVTSLAEAVELSQSALSQHLAKLREDGLVAYRRESQTLHYRLEDPRAARVLATLKDIFCPELG, encoded by the coding sequence ATGGACGCCGCTACGCCTACCGACCTGATACACCTGCAGGACAAAGCGGCCGACGCGGCGCGCCTGCTTCGCCTCCTCGCCAACGAGAAACGCCTGATGATCCTGTGCCTGCTGGTCGCTCGTGGCGAGATGGACGTGACGAGCCTCGCCGAAGCGGTCGAGCTCAGCCAATCGGCCCTGTCGCAGCATCTCGCCAAGCTCCGCGAGGACGGGTTGGTCGCCTACCGCCGCGAGAGCCAGACGCTCCACTACCGGCTTGAGGATCCCCGCGCCGCTCGCGTGCTTGCGACGCTCAAGGACATCTTCTGCCCGGAACTCGGCTGA
- a CDS encoding ATP-binding protein, which translates to MTSLRVRLFAILLLATGLIWLSAVAWIYLGSKRQVEQVLDNRLQEAARMVGSLVGAVGGTAPDGTPSTFPAPTAYERQLSCQIWSLDGRMVARSSGAPERRLTDAPAGFSEREVDGETWRVFTVEDAEKGVRVMVGDRLGLRERLVTDLIMGLVTPALLVVPFLGMLIWASLGRGLRPLRRMARDLAGRDADDMSAIDAGRAPAEVRPLADALNGLFLKVEAARRHEREVTAFAAHELRTPLAGLKTQAQVAMATTDPDVAKAALRQILAAVDRTTRLVRQLLDAARLDAAGEMPALVEVDVGALVAETVDGMRVSPGVRTLIDPVLRGYTLRADPESLRLAVRNLHENAVQHMEAGTVEWLARPGGEGVLVRDEGPGIPAEELPHVTTRFFRGRHKSATGSGLGLAIAEMASRRSGLSLRLRNRQDRPGLEAEIVRA; encoded by the coding sequence ATGACATCCCTGCGCGTCAGGCTCTTCGCGATCCTGCTCCTCGCGACCGGGCTGATCTGGCTCAGCGCGGTCGCCTGGATCTACCTCGGCTCGAAGCGCCAAGTGGAGCAGGTCCTCGACAATCGCCTGCAGGAAGCCGCGCGCATGGTCGGCTCCCTCGTGGGCGCGGTGGGCGGTACGGCCCCCGACGGAACACCGTCCACCTTCCCGGCGCCGACGGCCTACGAGCGACAGCTCTCCTGCCAGATCTGGTCCCTCGACGGGCGCATGGTCGCGCGGTCGAGCGGGGCCCCGGAGCGGCGCCTGACCGATGCGCCAGCCGGCTTCTCCGAGCGCGAGGTCGACGGCGAGACCTGGCGGGTATTCACGGTCGAGGATGCCGAGAAGGGCGTGCGCGTGATGGTCGGCGACCGCCTGGGCCTGCGTGAGCGCCTCGTCACGGACCTCATCATGGGCCTCGTCACGCCCGCGCTCCTCGTCGTGCCGTTCCTCGGGATGCTGATCTGGGCGAGCCTCGGGCGGGGCCTGCGCCCCCTGCGCCGGATGGCCCGCGACCTCGCGGGCCGCGACGCGGACGACATGAGCGCCATCGACGCCGGGCGGGCGCCCGCGGAGGTCCGGCCGCTGGCCGACGCCCTGAACGGCCTGTTCCTCAAGGTCGAGGCGGCGCGCCGGCACGAACGAGAGGTGACGGCCTTCGCCGCGCACGAGCTGCGCACACCGCTGGCCGGGCTGAAGACCCAGGCCCAGGTCGCGATGGCTACCACCGACCCGGACGTGGCCAAGGCGGCTTTGCGCCAGATCCTTGCGGCCGTGGACCGCACCACCCGCCTCGTCCGGCAATTGCTGGACGCGGCCCGGCTCGACGCGGCCGGAGAGATGCCGGCCCTGGTCGAGGTCGATGTTGGGGCGCTTGTGGCCGAGACCGTCGACGGGATGCGGGTGTCGCCGGGGGTCCGCACCCTGATCGACCCGGTGCTGCGCGGCTACACCCTGCGGGCCGATCCCGAAAGCCTGCGCTTGGCGGTGCGAAACCTGCACGAGAACGCCGTGCAGCACATGGAGGCCGGCACTGTGGAATGGCTGGCGCGTCCCGGTGGAGAGGGCGTCCTCGTGCGCGATGAGGGGCCCGGGATTCCAGCCGAGGAACTGCCCCACGTCACGACGCGCTTCTTCCGCGGGCGCCACAAGAGCGCGACTGGGAGCGGTCTCGGCCTCGCCATCGCCGAGATGGCGTCCCGCCGGAGCGGGCTGAGCCTCAGGCTGCGCAACCGGCAGGACCGCCCGGGGCTTGAGGCGGAGATCGTCCGCGCCTGA
- a CDS encoding response regulator: MRILVVEDDHILSDGLRAGLGLGGATVDCVGTCADAEAALDTSAFSAIVLDLMLPDGSGLDVLRGLRRRKDRTPVVLLTALDAVADRIAGLDGGADDYLGKPFDLDELSARIRAVVRRASGRAAAALEHGGIHLDPGSLAVTVDGVPVGLSRREVMVLAALMERPDVLRSKAELEERLYGWQEEVESNAVEVHVHNLRAKIGKQAIETVRGLGYRMRAPA, encoded by the coding sequence ATGCGCATCCTCGTCGTCGAGGACGATCACATCCTCTCGGACGGGCTTAGGGCGGGGCTCGGCCTCGGCGGGGCGACGGTCGATTGCGTCGGCACCTGCGCCGATGCCGAGGCGGCGCTGGACACGAGCGCGTTCTCGGCCATCGTGCTCGACCTGATGCTCCCCGACGGCTCCGGCCTCGACGTGCTGCGCGGCCTGCGCCGGCGGAAGGACCGGACGCCCGTCGTCCTGCTCACGGCCCTCGACGCGGTGGCCGACCGGATCGCCGGCCTCGACGGCGGCGCCGACGACTATCTCGGCAAGCCCTTCGACCTCGACGAACTCTCGGCCCGCATCCGCGCGGTCGTCCGCCGCGCCTCGGGGCGGGCCGCCGCCGCCCTAGAACATGGGGGCATCCATCTCGATCCCGGCAGCCTTGCCGTCACGGTCGATGGCGTGCCGGTCGGCCTGTCCCGGCGCGAGGTCATGGTGCTGGCGGCCCTCATGGAACGCCCGGACGTGCTCCGCTCCAAGGCCGAGTTGGAGGAACGCCTCTACGGCTGGCAGGAGGAGGTCGAGAGCAACGCCGTCGAGGTCCACGTGCACAACCTGCGCGCCAAGATCGGCAAGCAGGCCATCGAGACCGTGCGCGGCCTCGGCTACCGGATGAGGGCGCCGGCATGA